Within Rhododendron vialii isolate Sample 1 chromosome 12a, ASM3025357v1, the genomic segment ccggacacctgagttatcaaaacaaAGATGtgtttgagattgattttgaagGTTTCCCGAATTTTTTTACTGTTGGTAATATTTACCGAGTAGAATACCTAATACATCTCCCTAGATCTTGTTTGCAGAGGAAGCCTTGTGCACTATGTAAGGCATTTCCACATAGAATACTAATACCACCAGAGATTCACTACAAAGTAACAAACCCTCTTTTGCCAACTTAAAGAAGCTGCAGTGATTAGACAAGCGAAGCTTGAAATACAAGCATAGTGAATATTTGCTCCACAGTGAAATTAAGTTTTCTTGGATGTACTCAATTCCGGACCATGTGACTCATTATCGTTTCATCTGTTTGTTTCTGCTTTCGTACCGATTAGTTGCTGTTAGATTGATACCTGAACTGGCACAAAATGCGTCATACATAAACGTGCTAAAATGAATGCATTTGTCTGTTCAATCACATGTAATTACCATAGTAGAAGTTTActttggttggtttggtttttgagggaggtttttggggACAGTGCATAGAGAGAAAAGGGTGGGTCTCTTGACCCAAACCCAACAAAGTTAGTTTCGTTCAATGACAGTGTTAACAAAGGTGGGATAGTCAGAATGTTTTTATATGGTTGGTGGATGAATTAACTTTAGAAGCGTCTAGATCATGTGTACAACTCATAACCATATGAACCAAGGATTACATGCTACACAATTGTTTCTAACTTATCGTGAAATAGGAGAGTTAGTGTATTCTATGATATCACCATGTTTTTTTCAACGGAGCATAGTGTTGTTCATCTTTACAGGCATTGGTCGTTCTAGTGAGTAGTGACTTTAGAAATTCAATTGCTGAACCTAGAAAGGATGAGAATGCAGAGTAATTAGATTTGGCATGGTTGTGGCCATTTGAGTGGAGTTACAGTGTTCAAGATGCATTGCAATCAGCCTTTGTATCACCAACTttacttcaaaattttcttaacTACATGATAAGTGTAAACTTTGGTTGTGCTATTGAACAATTTCTCTACTAGAATTGTCGATATCTGGTTAAGATACCCCTTGAAATTCCATTTGGGCTTTTTTCTGATATGAAACAATAGGAAGGTAAAGGACGACAAGATCGGAAGCTGGCTGTGGCTCATCACCGCCGGCACAATGGGAGATCAGAGTTTGTTGTGGCTCAAAACATGAAGGGGATATTTAGCAGTTTGGATGATAGCTTTATTGGTATCGTTACTGCTAATCTTATGGGTTCAAAATACCATGTTTGGGATCAGGTATAGTTTTTAAAAGTAGTTATCATGACGAGAATATCTCATCAATCAATACAACAAAACAGATGTTAGTCCTTAATTTGGTTGAACATGCATGATCGCAGGGTAACCCCCATTCCTCTTCTAAACAGTCTAAAGACTCTAAACCACCATTGGCGGTTGTGTCGTaagctctctctcactctcttcctctccctccctctctctctcttgacttTGGTTGTTAATGATATAGTTTAATTTCTCTTTTGCTTCTATAGATTCGTGCCTACAATAGCCACATGGACAGGAAGTTACAGAAGCATGAGGGTGTGGATATCAAAGCACCAATCCATGCTGCTTAAGAGTACAAGTCAGGTTAATATGACGGATTCAGTTAGAACTATGTGTATATCTTTGTAAATCATGTAGTCATTTTCAAGTTGCCAATCTCCTTGTCCTTTGTAATGTGTTTCGTGCATTAACTGTAGGTACAACATGTTGCTGGACTACCAAAGGATTGGGAAGGGAAAGCGAACAAAGTCCATCAGCTATTCTCTAGGATTCCACATTACAACAACGTAAGTTCACATATGGTTTATTATGAAACCTATCATGTTTTACCACGTACCACTGTGTTTTGCGTGGATTAGTTTTGTTGCTCTAGAGTCTAGCATATGTTTCTTTGCAAACACATCATGTTTTACCACCTTATCTCTGTGTTTCGGGTTTATTTTGTTGTTGCTCTAGCAGCTTTCAAAACAATATGAGTTAGACTATAGAGACAGAACGCAAGTAGGACTTAGAATCCAGAGCTCGGTGAAGAATTTCCAGCTGATTTTGGAGGTATAATTCAACTTGCTATCCTCCCCATTTTCATTCCTTGTTTGAGTTCTTTCTAAGCTGTTGCCAGGCTGAAAGGTTCCAGTGAAACAAAAACACTTCAGTTTCCAACATACAAATGCTGCGTGCCATATGGAAAAAATCTCACTATGCGTACATACTTTTATATACCACTGTGGCATGGACTCTTTGGAATCTTCTATTTTCCTCACAGTACCCTTGTTCGATGGATATGGCATGTGTAAGGGTGTGGAAGATGTGTCCGACACATATACCCCATTTACTTGGACCCTCTAATGCTTATGATATTTGAACAAAAGAATGGTCACACTAGCTAGGAAGCCAATTCTAGCCTCTCCCTTGCATGAAAGAAATTTCATATTTATCCAACAGTCGTCGTGGTGAAGTACTAACTTTATTTGGTTTACTTAGGAGAATGGAAAGCAGACAATCTTACAACTTGGAAGGGTGGCGAAATCGAAGTATGTAATGGATTACAGGTATATAAGAGAATACCTCCCTTTTTTACTTTACATTTGGTGCCTGTCTTGATACTCGAGGGATAACTAGGACAAGAGAAACTAAAGTTTTATCAGTACTTTTTTCGTTGCAGATATCCTTTGACTGGTTTCCAAGCATTTTGCATATGTTTGGCTTCCATCGATTCAAAGCTTTGCTGCGCATTGTGATTGTATTCTGCAGTTGTCATCATAGTTCAACCTCTGAACGGGAAGATATTTTATTCCACTACCCACTGATTCAGCTTATGTGCTGCGATTTTGAGCTCAGTTTGTAAGTCTTTTGCTCAGATGGAAAATAGTCCTCAATTTCTGGAAGGACATCGAGCCGAACTAGTATCAAGGAGAATGCTTTTGTTCTATCTTCTAACTCTAATCACAAAAGAACTATTCTACTCGACTTTTCTGGTCTATATTAGTTCCAAGTAATTTGAACCCGAGTTCTATCCCTTCACGCATCTGAGTTCTCTGTTTGTTCACTTTGTTGTATTCCAAGTAAATTGAACATATTGGAACTCATCTCAAATTTCTGGAGTCACGAAATAATACTTCGTAAGCAAGTTCACTGGTTTTTGTTCgaatgggtatttgattttcCACTACATTATTACTGTTAGCAGAAAAACACATTCCtgcttctttgttttgttctttcctcTTCAAATTTCTGTGTCAATCACCATTCTTTTCTTGTGAGGAAAATAAACATTtcaaagaaaagggaagaagagtCTGCTCATTCGTGTCATTTGCATATTATGAAACCATTTGAATCCACCGACGAATTGGATTATGTTTTCCATTTCAGTAAACGATATATACTTCATTCATTGTACATgcatataaacacacacacacacaccatgaTTTGGTTTGGGAGAAACTTTCCAAAATAACTTGGGATAACCTTTGAAAAAAACACACTCTAGTAGATGTAGACTAAATGACTTTGTTATGCTCTTCCGGctatccactttttttttttgataggcaaaaaatttattgaggaaAACTTGACAAATGATATACAGTATCAAGTTGGGGGAggagagtgaaaaaaaaaatctaatgggataaagaccaaaaaacacTCAGAGGTCAAGCCTGAAACACCTAAATATGTAAAGTCCAGACAAACAATGGGCCAAATTCAATCCAAGAAGCCCAAAACCTAACCTAACCATTTGAAACAATCTTCAGCCACCACCACCCAAAATCTCCGTCCACCACATCCCGATAGGCAACCCACCACCTCCAAACACCACCATCACCGCCATTAGTCATCACCTCTAGATCTTGCAACAGTCAGAGTCGCAACCACGCCATCACCTACCGCATGGACTCCTCCTTGTCGTTAAGCCAGAATGGCTATGGCCTATGGGTATATACCTATATGCACAGATCGCAGTATGGGCCCAGGCCTTCTTTGGATTTCTACACAAATGATTCAAGTTGTTCACTAACttcaaaatgttttttcaaGTCATCACGTTAAAAAATAGCTCAGTCAGATAAACGAAAGTGATTGATTCAATAGTCTATATTTCCTTCAGCTGAATCGAACGATTTGACGGTTACCATTGGCTGAATTATGCACTCATGTGTTAGGTGGGTAAATGAAGTCAGAACGTTTGTTTGCTCATCAACATTAATCATTTAATCGATTCTTTAAAGTCAAAACAGCAACTTGTATATTGAAAATTCACAAAAGCATCATTTGGAGTTCCAGTTCGTGATCTAATATGGAATCGACAAAACTAATTTGGTGGCTGCTCTCAACCTCTTTTTGTACTGATTCACACCCACGTCTTTCTCAAGCTAGCTGATGATCTCATGGAGGCTTTCAAGTCAATGAAAGTGGGAGTGGAGTTTTAGACGCAACCATTCTTTACTTCCTCCGTTACATGTTGCTTGTCCGGTACCCAGGGATGCTCCCTAGCAGTcgatccgaccgttcatctcggcacagACGGCTCGGTTTGAATCTGAGCACACACAAATCAcatacaaatctgaaccgttcattactCGATTAAGACACGAATCATCAATTGCCGAGATGAGCGACCGGATCGATCACTCTGCACCACTTTGCAGGGTGCTGCTTGGTAGCATCCCTCATTCCGGCAGGAcgaactcaatttttttggtgagATATGTAATAAATTAATAATGCATGTCTCCTCGGAAACTTTTATTAAATTTTCGGTATTTTCCCCTTATCTCTTTATCCAAAACTACATTTATATTCTTATTTATGAGGGTTCATTTGTGAAAAATTAGCACACTTTTGGCTTTGAGTTTTCATAAAGGACAAGTATTTTGAAACATCttaaaatgaaatattgaacaAGTAACATGAAACGGAGAGAGTTAAAATGACACATCACATGCCCAAAATAGCATATAAGACttcaggctccgttccagaacacttttttaaaaaataagttcttatttcacatttttaaattcaaaaataatgtaaataaaaaataattttttaattttttttgcaccgtattaaagatctcaatgaaatctatcaaacaatatccatattgatagaaaaataatttgcggaagcacataatttttgaatttgaaattgccttcttaaaaaataagtatttatttttctttccgaAACGGAGCCTCAGTACTATACTACTATTTAACTTTGCATGACATTACTATTATCAGTTTAATTGGCTCATATAGTCTATTTTATATTAGTACCATTAAGACATCACATCAAATGGTATACAAATTAAATATACTCAATTATAATCCCTGAAGCATCACTGTTGTTATGCTTAGGTACGTACATGGCCCCAAGGacaagacacacacacacacatatatatatgatacTATAAAGTATTTCTTATGATGTCATTGCGTATGAGATCTTGTCTCGATTTTAATTGGGTTCTGCTTGTAGACAGTAGAATCGATCTCTCAGAAGTTAATCGAGATGCGCGTCAACTGATATAGACACCCTGaatgaataaaaaattggaaattgaaTCATGACATAGGATTTACCGCTCGTATATAattgtttatcttgtttttcATCAGCCAGAcaactagggaaaatgacggtcaatgacgtgttttgataattaatgtatttgtcaaggacattttcagcattaacaaatattcttagcttgtCTTTGATGGGTATTAGttattaaaacacgtcttgggccgtcattttcccatacaACTATCCAATGAAGTATAAATTGCTCTGCTCCCATGGTTTTGTTCACCCGCTTGATAAGGTGTGTGAATAATTCTTCGCATAATTTGATAAATTGAAAGATTTACAACTTTGTATAAACCTACATAAacctttttttgataatcgtaTGTCCGGACCAACGTGCACACCTCAACAAATTCTGCACCCTTTTAACAACCAACAAACCTACCTGTACAGCATTGTTTCCCCCTTACATAAATGTAAGCATTCGTCATTGcttaaagggaaaatttcaaaaaagccactgaactttctgacaacttgcaaaaaaacacctggactttcattattgacaaaaaaacacctaaacttagcatttcGTTAGCAATTAggcccctgccgtccaattccgtctagTCCTAACGGAAGGcattaactctttttttttttactttttacatttaaaaattacttttaactctttctttttttattggtaaataaatatgcaataaagttcttttttttcttattatttatcaaaaattactttaaccctattttttatttgcaaattttacccccaccccccccccccccccccccccccttctccctttttttcttattagaatcgactccacaccaccaattaaccccacaaccaaccgccaaagccttagccacaatttcaaaaattcaaaagttcttttaacctcctctttgtaaccttttcttttttttactacttttactttcaaaaattacttttaactcattctttttttagtcataaatatatatgcaataaagtttttttttccttcctcttttccaaaaattattcacccctattttttaactatttacgaaaattattttaacaccccCCTGCTTCCCCGCACCCCGCCCCGTTTTTTtattgttactttcaaatttaaccccacaaccaactgatagaggaattttgggtttctccaaactgatcggtggagagaagaggggggaggattttcatcagtggagagagagaaagagtatttgaaagtaaaaatgggtcttaaagttattattataaatagtaaaaattagagttaaagtaatttttgataaatagtaagaaaaaaactttgtatcatatttatttactacaaaaaataaagagtaaaaaaaagaatgctaaaaaaacgaagttaaaagtaattttgaatttctgaaattagagctagagctttggcagttgattggtggagtggggttaaagttctaaaaaaaaaagagggagagagagagagaaggggaaaggtaaaatttgaaagtaacaaaaaagatggtggttaaatttatttttgtaattaaatagtaaaaaatagagttaaagtaatttttgataaatagtaagaaaaaaaaataactttattgcatatttatttaccaataaaaaaagaaagagtttaaaagtaatttttgaatgtaaaaagtaaaaaaaaataaaaagttaatgccttccgttagctccatccgttaggaCTAGACGGAATTGAACGGCAGGGGcctaattgctaacggaatgctaagtttaggtgtttttttgtcaatagtgaaagtccaggtgtttttttgcaagttgtcagaaagttcagaagtttttttgaaattttccctcgCTTAAATATATAGATCACCTTTGACAAAATTATCAAAGGATCTTGTCAGCTTGTGTCCTtgataatggttaacaaatatgttttctttttaatcgcGAAAGTCAATattgttagaattttttttttcctaagtaATATTGTAGACTAGTTAGATTAACAACACTTTGGagaaggagttgaactcctgatCTCATTTCTCCTAGT encodes:
- the LOC131312054 gene encoding tubby-like protein 8 isoform X2; this encodes MSGFKKSSFPRQSSYNSLYVNPLNEIKHNRSCSEGGALSDDKENATPNKPKNSISGGGKENEVPSNGYCIAAAAKQTPNGKSCLRDRALKPSSLQLCMQQNDPSWTFGSKSLDPIEFETANSGNIWDYSDSEAAPASSWAALPNRSLLCRPLPVDIGKCTCVIVKEASPEGLAGGTLYSLYTNEGKGRQDRKLAVAHHRRHNGRSEFVVAQNMKGIFSSLDDSFIGIVTANLMGSKYHVWDQGNPHSSSKQSKDSKPPLAVVSFVPTIATWTGSYRSMRVWISKHQSMLLKSTSQVQHVAGLPKDWEGKANKVHQLFSRIPHYNNLSKQYELDYRDRTQVGLRIQSSVKNFQLILEENGKQTILQLGRVAKSKYVMDYRYPLTGFQAFCICLASIDSKLCCAL
- the LOC131312054 gene encoding tubby-like protein 8 isoform X1, whose amino-acid sequence is MSGFKKSSFPRQSSYNSLYVNPLNEIKHNRSCSEGGALSDDKENATPNKPKNSISGGGKENEVPSNGYCIAAAAKQTPNGKSCLRDRALKPSSLQLCMQQNDPSWTFGSKSLDPIEFETANSGNIWDYSDSEAAPASSWAALPNRSLLCRPLPVDIGKCTCVIVKEASPEGLAGGTLYSLYTNEGKGRQDRKLAVAHHRRHNGRSEFVVAQNMKGIFSSLDDSFIGIVTANLMGSKYHVWDQGNPHSSSKQSKDSKPPLAVVSFVPTIATWTGSYRSMRVWISKHQSMLLKSTSQVQHVAGLPKDWEGKANKVHQLFSRIPHYNNQLSKQYELDYRDRTQVGLRIQSSVKNFQLILEENGKQTILQLGRVAKSKYVMDYRYPLTGFQAFCICLASIDSKLCCAL